A genomic window from Clostridiales bacterium includes:
- a CDS encoding glycosyltransferase produces the protein MKRSQFCLIVPVLQTEKILRLFIDSLFKSLQYTSTIIFVDDGSSQASKNILLDSKNIKNEFVVRIEIIENEKPMGCAKSINKALKFLPDCDIVTFLDSDLILTEDWQKHVLESFENQNIGIVGGMLLYPQTNGIQCCGITFNNSVGRHLFLNNKPELIGLNENFEIQATVFAFCNITYPAVKKVGNLDERFFNGYEDWDYQFRIRKHGWMAVTNPQIKLYHWETSCGPHRTFNRKSNLGLFWSKHSTYVQNDISKYIDDSIVYLRDKYIVIDLCEGRAEIEAIKQTLLDANLIAEYLDFSYIVSKESIWLSQVFNSTFFLNNRPIIYLVDNFLKLLDNQYWWSLRSHICDKDVIVDLYGNVLPFKVLSQCFWPGSKIR, from the coding sequence ATGAAACGAAGTCAATTTTGCTTAATTGTTCCTGTTCTACAAACGGAAAAAATTTTAAGATTGTTTATCGATTCACTTTTTAAGTCTTTACAATATACGTCAACTATTATTTTTGTAGATGACGGTTCGTCTCAAGCGTCAAAAAACATACTTTTGGATAGTAAAAATATAAAAAACGAATTTGTTGTCAGAATTGAGATTATCGAAAACGAAAAGCCCATGGGATGCGCAAAAAGTATAAATAAAGCATTGAAATTTTTACCAGATTGCGATATTGTTACGTTTTTAGATTCAGACTTAATACTTACTGAAGATTGGCAAAAGCATGTATTGGAGTCATTCGAAAATCAAAATATTGGTATAGTCGGTGGAATGTTGCTCTATCCACAAACAAACGGAATACAGTGCTGTGGAATAACGTTTAACAATTCAGTGGGAAGACATCTTTTTCTGAATAACAAACCCGAACTTATAGGGTTAAATGAAAATTTTGAGATTCAAGCTACAGTGTTTGCTTTCTGCAATATTACATATCCCGCCGTAAAAAAGGTGGGAAACTTAGACGAACGTTTTTTTAATGGCTATGAAGATTGGGATTACCAATTCAGAATAAGAAAGCATGGATGGATGGCGGTAACAAATCCACAGATTAAGCTTTATCATTGGGAAACAAGCTGCGGACCACACAGAACTTTTAACAGAAAAAGTAATCTTGGATTGTTTTGGAGCAAGCATTCGACATATGTGCAAAACGATATTTCAAAATATATTGACGACAGCATTGTTTACTTACGCGATAAATATATTGTTATTGATTTATGTGAAGGACGTGCCGAAATAGAGGCAATAAAACAAACATTGCTTGATGCGAATTTAATTGCGGAGTATCTTGACTTTTCTTATATTGTTTCCAAGGAGTCTATTTGGTTGTCACAAGTATTTAACAGCACCTTCTTTCTTAACAATAGGCCGATTATTTATTTGGTTGACAATTTTTTGAAACTTTTAGATAATCAATATTGGTGGAGCTTACGTTCACATATTTGCGATAAAGACGTAATAGTGGACTTATATGGTAATGTTTTGCCGTTTAAAGTATTAAGCCAATGCTTTTGGCCGGGAAGTAAAATCAGGTGA
- a CDS encoding transposase, with protein sequence MYSLETRSQAINAYTNGVTTKEICKTFGISHSSLYNWIKLFSVRRDTDRNTKYSYSQIISLQKQLAKLAREHTILHQAYNYLNPNLTQRLEIADSLNGQFPTKQMCRVIGIHHATFYNHDRCRVLVTQYELHDKFLKEQITRIHAESDGRFSANKIFQKLTSLGVHTSLGKVSSLMKTPNLKSNRRNSPMHTNDDAPKSFYCKNKLEQNFNQSAPN encoded by the coding sequence ATGTACTCATTAGAAACACGCTCACAAGCAATAAATGCTTATACAAATGGTGTAACAACAAAAGAAATTTGTAAAACCTTCGGTATTTCTCATTCCTCCTTATACAACTGGATTAAGCTATTCTCAGTTAGACGAGATACGGATAGAAATACTAAGTATTCATACTCACAAATAATTTCATTGCAAAAGCAACTAGCAAAGCTTGCTCGAGAGCACACTATCTTGCATCAAGCTTACAACTATTTGAACCCGAACTTAACGCAACGATTGGAAATAGCGGATAGCCTTAATGGGCAATTTCCAACAAAACAGATGTGCCGAGTTATAGGAATTCATCACGCTACATTCTATAATCATGACAGGTGTAGGGTTTTAGTAACACAATATGAGCTACACGACAAGTTTTTAAAAGAACAAATCACGCGTATCCATGCCGAAAGTGACGGGCGTTTCAGTGCTAATAAGATTTTTCAAAAACTCACAAGTCTTGGAGTACATACATCTTTGGGTAAAGTTTCATCATTGATGAAAACACCTAATCTCAAAAGCAATCGTCGCAATTCTCCAATGCATACTAATGATGATGCACCTAAGTCATTCTATTGCAAGAATAAGCTTGAACAAAATTTTAATCAATCTGCTCCAAATTAA
- a CDS encoding GNAT family N-acetyltransferase: protein MNISIEPILIEQKSVFIQMMELYMYDFSEFSDDDINEYGYFGYLRIDDYWNEEGRYPFFIRVDGKLAGLVLVRSCCEYNDLSNPHNIAEFFVMKKYRRKGVGKVASIKIFDMFPGGWEIAQWANNLPAQNFWKQVISEYTNKKYDTFSTTEKDVVGFTFYNMF, encoded by the coding sequence ATGAATATTAGTATTGAACCTATATTGATTGAACAAAAATCTGTTTTCATTCAGATGATGGAATTATATATGTATGATTTTTCGGAGTTTTCCGATGATGATATAAATGAATATGGATACTTTGGTTATCTACGCATTGATGACTATTGGAATGAGGAAGGAAGATATCCCTTCTTTATTAGAGTTGATGGAAAACTTGCAGGTTTGGTTTTAGTAAGGTCTTGCTGTGAATATAATGATTTGTCTAATCCACACAATATAGCAGAATTTTTTGTTATGAAGAAATACCGCCGTAAGGGCGTTGGTAAGGTAGCTTCTATAAAGATTTTTGATATGTTTCCTGGCGGATGGGAAATAGCTCAGTGGGCAAATAACCTGCCTGCCCAGAACTTTTGGAAACAGGTTATTAGCGAGTATACAAATAAAAAATATGATACGTTTTCCACAACAGAAAAAGACGTGGTTGGATTTACATTTTACAATATGTTTTGA
- a CDS encoding class I SAM-dependent methyltransferase gives MSKQNIYDNDSFFENFKNIRDNDINFNDLIETPILLSLLPDLHNKKILDIGCGMGQHAKQYSDMGAKSILGIDISEKMLAYAKEYNGADNITYTKMAMEDITSLQERFDLITSSLVFDYIENFDEMMKRAYNLLNGEGQLIFSMSHPMVTALDGKYPRYTSSETGERIYANIRNYWVEGKRKIKWVVDDYELYHRTVSSLINSIIKAGFIITECQESRITDDMRKRYPNVFGGTIHLSDFIFFSCKK, from the coding sequence ATGTCCAAACAAAATATTTACGATAACGATTCTTTTTTTGAAAATTTCAAAAATATAAGGGATAACGATATCAATTTTAATGATTTAATCGAAACACCCATTTTACTTTCATTGCTTCCGGATTTACATAATAAAAAGATTTTAGATATCGGTTGCGGTATGGGGCAGCACGCAAAGCAATATTCGGATATGGGTGCAAAGTCAATTTTAGGCATTGACATTTCCGAAAAAATGTTGGCTTACGCCAAAGAATATAACGGTGCGGACAATATAACGTATACTAAAATGGCAATGGAAGATATAACCTCATTGCAAGAACGATTCGACTTGATAACGAGCTCGCTTGTTTTTGATTATATAGAAAATTTCGACGAGATGATGAAACGTGCTTATAACTTATTAAACGGCGAAGGTCAACTGATTTTCAGTATGTCGCACCCGATGGTAACTGCGTTGGACGGAAAATATCCAAGATATACAAGCTCCGAAACAGGCGAGCGTATATATGCAAATATACGCAACTATTGGGTAGAGGGCAAGAGAAAAATAAAGTGGGTAGTAGATGATTACGAGCTATACCATAGAACTGTTTCAAGCTTGATAAACTCAATTATAAAAGCGGGTTTCATAATAACCGAATGTCAAGAGTCTCGAATAACCGACGATATGCGAAAGCGCTATCCAAACGTGTTCGGCGGTACAATTCATCTTTCGGATTTTATATTTTTCAGTTGCAAAAAATAA
- a CDS encoding aminotransferase class III-fold pyridoxal phosphate-dependent enzyme — MNKFIKNKLIFEKYKNIIPAACSTLAKSPNRLFADYSPFVIRSANGAFFIDADNNKWIDCEMAMGSVVWGHARKEINSEIITQLNKGCHFSLPSIREYELADILLNRYPMYSSIKFFKNGADSVYAAVKAARYLTGKSATLSLEYHGWLDWSICGSYNVKPQDVGIPMSSTIDYIYCSKEQLLNTVNDNRDRLCAVVLCPANYSPDLLMQVKNFCNNSNILLIFDEVTSGIRFGYGGATVAYDIYPDFLCLSKGLTNGLPLAVVLGKKYNMLIMEKLKISSAHAGENISLAAAIACEKLLEKNKTCWPSWKNQTNKIISDINEIITKFHAKLFLSGNAGWFSIRSDSNDFWSDPFREYFVKYLATKNIYTKGYILFSDAHTQNEINYVGENICKCLTDYCNGIELNSL, encoded by the coding sequence ATGAACAAGTTTATAAAAAACAAATTAATATTCGAAAAATATAAAAACATTATTCCAGCAGCGTGCTCTACTTTGGCAAAAAGTCCCAATAGACTTTTTGCCGATTACAGCCCGTTTGTAATTCGTTCGGCTAATGGAGCATTTTTTATTGATGCTGACAACAATAAATGGATTGATTGTGAAATGGCGATGGGTTCTGTTGTATGGGGACATGCCAGAAAAGAAATAAATTCCGAGATAATAACCCAATTAAATAAAGGTTGTCATTTTTCTTTGCCGAGCATTAGAGAATATGAATTAGCGGATATTTTACTTAATCGATATCCAATGTATTCGTCTATAAAATTTTTCAAAAACGGTGCGGATAGCGTTTATGCCGCCGTAAAAGCGGCGAGATATTTAACTGGAAAAAGTGCCACATTATCTTTGGAATATCATGGTTGGTTAGACTGGTCGATTTGCGGTAGCTATAATGTAAAGCCACAAGATGTTGGGATACCTATGAGTTCAACGATAGATTATATTTATTGTTCAAAAGAGCAACTGCTTAATACCGTTAATGACAATAGAGATAGGCTATGCGCTGTAGTTTTGTGCCCCGCAAATTATTCGCCAGATTTATTGATGCAAGTAAAAAATTTTTGCAATAATTCAAATATACTTCTTATCTTTGATGAAGTAACTTCGGGAATAAGATTTGGATATGGTGGAGCGACTGTCGCTTACGATATTTATCCGGATTTTCTTTGCTTATCCAAAGGGCTTACAAATGGGCTACCGTTAGCGGTCGTACTTGGGAAAAAATACAATATGCTTATTATGGAAAAATTAAAGATTTCCAGTGCTCATGCAGGTGAAAATATATCGCTCGCGGCCGCAATAGCCTGTGAAAAACTTCTAGAAAAGAACAAAACATGTTGGCCGTCATGGAAAAATCAAACGAATAAAATCATCAGCGACATAAATGAAATTATTACAAAATTTCACGCAAAACTGTTTCTATCCGGAAATGCAGGCTGGTTCAGCATACGAAGTGATAGCAATGATTTTTGGTCAGATCCATTTAGAGAATATTTTGTTAAGTATTTGGCTACAAAAAATATTTACACTAAAGGATATATTTTGTTTAGCGATGCGCACACACAAAATGAAATTAATTATGTAGGCGAAAATATTTGCAAATGTTTAACAGATTATTGTAACGGTATTGAGCTTAATTCATTATAA
- the smpB gene encoding SsrA-binding protein SmpB → MKSKVERKNKQKSAPKESIKTVAVNKKAVFDYFFVESIEVGIALEGSEVKSVKRGDVSLRDSFCHIENGNLELKNCQISPYVNVGAFPPDPRRSRRLLLHKSQLKRLAGKAAEKGFTIVPVKMYFKGRFVKLEIALARGKKNYEKKQVIKERDINRTAQREISRY, encoded by the coding sequence ATGAAAAGCAAGGTAGAACGAAAAAACAAACAAAAGTCGGCGCCCAAAGAGAGCATAAAAACGGTCGCCGTCAATAAGAAAGCGGTGTTCGACTACTTCTTCGTTGAGAGTATCGAGGTGGGAATAGCGCTCGAAGGGTCGGAAGTCAAGTCGGTCAAGCGCGGCGACGTGTCGCTTCGCGATAGCTTTTGTCATATCGAAAACGGCAATCTCGAACTGAAAAACTGCCAGATCTCGCCGTACGTCAACGTGGGCGCGTTCCCGCCCGATCCGCGCAGGTCGCGGCGGCTATTACTTCATAAATCCCAGTTGAAACGGCTCGCAGGCAAGGCGGCGGAAAAGGGTTTTACCATCGTTCCCGTCAAAATGTACTTTAAAGGACGGTTCGTCAAGCTCGAAATTGCGCTCGCGCGCGGAAAAAAGAACTACGAAAAGAAGCAGGTCATCAAGGAACGCGATATAAACCGTACCGCTCAGCGCGAAATAAGCAGGTATTAA
- a CDS encoding tyrosine-type recombinase/integrase, translated as MSKIFFTPDICSFVSHLTSKLKLKDTSVQRKIITLKLFYSYLIDTEVIDRSPSAKLKFRFKQERKLPKTLAVKDISKILNYFDAVNYDRLTTFAKFEYVRDAALIDLLISTGIRIGEAAAIQLSDIIISERALLVLCKGRKQRLFYISSPITWNSVICLVKERKIDNGTNLFVNRYGNPVSIHGIEYIYKKYLKRAKITFHSTPHYLRHKFATNLLANGADLRSIQEILGHASVATTQIYTEVTTQRKKQVLNKFNYRNKL; from the coding sequence ATGAGCAAGATATTCTTCACCCCCGATATTTGTTCTTTTGTCTCCCATCTAACATCTAAGCTAAAACTTAAAGATACTTCTGTTCAGCGCAAAATAATCACGCTCAAATTATTCTATTCATATCTAATAGATACCGAAGTCATCGACCGATCACCCTCTGCAAAGCTCAAGTTTCGATTCAAACAAGAACGCAAATTACCCAAAACTCTTGCCGTCAAAGACATTTCCAAAATACTTAATTACTTTGATGCTGTTAATTACGATAGACTAACAACGTTTGCTAAGTTCGAGTATGTACGCGATGCGGCTCTAATCGATTTGCTCATAAGCACCGGTATACGCATAGGTGAAGCTGCCGCAATCCAATTGTCAGACATCATAATTTCTGAACGCGCGCTTCTAGTACTCTGCAAAGGGCGCAAACAGCGTCTTTTTTATATATCCTCTCCTATTACGTGGAATAGCGTAATTTGTCTTGTCAAAGAACGAAAAATAGACAACGGCACAAATCTATTTGTTAACCGTTATGGCAACCCAGTAAGCATACATGGTATAGAGTACATATACAAAAAATACTTGAAAAGAGCTAAAATTACATTTCACTCTACCCCACACTATCTTAGACATAAGTTTGCCACTAATCTACTTGCTAATGGCGCTGATCTCCGTTCAATTCAAGAGATACTCGGGCACGCAAGCGTGGCAACAACACAAATCTATACCGAAGTTACAACTCAACGAAAAAAGCAAGTTCTTAATAAATTCAACTACAGAAATAAGCTGTAA
- a CDS encoding DUF4268 domain-containing protein: protein MYKINQQTKTLEKVEEKTFEDIKCKERQDLQEWIVSNPAILGEDLLIIQKEFSDFENTNERLDLLALDKNGRLVIIENKTDDTGKDVVWQAIKYASYCSTLTTVQVREIYNKYINKYGIDLNAEESLLEFLNTDSLENTEINPANSQRIMLVSHKFRPEVLSAAQWLLNYKVDIACIKVMPLKHGEDLFLDADQILPQIETKEYTLKLAEKAIESQTQQKSLAKSEKLRNEFWKFFIPKFNTKSNLFSNISFDRKDHWLGTAARMLSGISYNFLICKDYCGVELTIANGNKELNKKVYDVLFARKSEIEDKLKEYELEWERLDSACMSRICVRNKEFSLYRTEMWDDIGTYLTDAMIHFEKVFKDYTSLVKAQNK from the coding sequence ATGTATAAAATCAATCAACAAACTAAAACTCTTGAAAAAGTCGAAGAAAAAACATTTGAAGATATAAAATGCAAGGAACGACAGGACCTACAAGAATGGATTGTCAGCAATCCTGCGATATTAGGGGAAGATTTATTAATTATTCAAAAAGAATTTTCTGATTTTGAAAACACTAATGAAAGGTTGGATCTTCTGGCCTTGGATAAAAATGGAAGATTGGTTATTATAGAGAATAAAACTGATGATACAGGAAAGGATGTTGTTTGGCAAGCAATAAAATATGCATCATATTGTTCCACATTGACGACTGTTCAGGTGAGAGAAATTTATAATAAGTATATAAATAAATATGGAATAGATTTGAATGCCGAGGAATCACTTTTAGAATTTCTAAATACAGATAGTTTAGAAAATACTGAAATTAATCCGGCAAATAGTCAACGAATTATGTTAGTTTCTCATAAATTTAGACCGGAAGTGTTATCGGCAGCGCAGTGGTTATTGAATTATAAAGTTGACATCGCATGTATTAAAGTTATGCCATTAAAACATGGTGAAGATTTGTTTTTAGATGCGGACCAAATTTTGCCACAAATAGAGACAAAAGAATATACGTTAAAATTGGCAGAGAAGGCTATAGAATCGCAAACTCAGCAAAAATCATTGGCTAAATCCGAAAAATTAAGGAATGAGTTTTGGAAATTTTTTATACCGAAATTCAATACTAAAAGTAATTTATTTAGTAATATTTCGTTTGATAGAAAAGATCATTGGTTGGGGACTGCTGCAAGAATGTTAAGTGGAATCAGCTACAATTTTTTGATATGTAAAGATTATTGTGGTGTAGAGTTGACAATTGCAAATGGGAACAAAGAATTGAATAAAAAAGTATATGATGTTTTGTTTGCACGAAAATCCGAAATCGAAGATAAACTTAAAGAGTACGAATTGGAGTGGGAACGATTGGATAGTGCATGCATGTCAAGAATATGCGTAAGAAATAAAGAATTTTCGTTGTACAGAACAGAAATGTGGGATGATATTGGAACATATTTAACAGATGCTATGATTCATTTTGAAAAAGTTTTTAAGGATTATACTTCCTTGGTTAAGGCACAAAATAAATAG
- a CDS encoding glycosyltransferase family 2 protein: MENPKVSVVMASRNNIKYLFRAVESILSQNFSDFEFIILDDFSDENCVDEVKRYADNRIKLIEFKNRNGIAPLLNYGISISKGNYIAIMDNDDISLRDRLKYQVDFMESNKDIDICGTRYYRINEDDSLINLHNGKYTDDEIKTALLLGETSIHHPTAMIRKSSLMKSGMRYEREFNMAEDFRLWCKCSITMKFANLPIPLYKYRVHPRSTSVEYFKTQRLIARQILKQHMENLKIPFSPNELNCHYQYSLSLIEDLKNISSEEMLSWHKKLKEYIFLNKLFDYDVFECIANEKLEKALNKLEKYQ, encoded by the coding sequence ATGGAAAATCCTAAAGTTAGCGTTGTAATGGCTAGCAGGAACAATATAAAGTATCTTTTTCGGGCAGTTGAAAGTATACTTTCTCAAAATTTTTCTGATTTTGAGTTCATAATACTTGACGATTTTTCTGACGAGAATTGCGTGGATGAAGTAAAGAGATATGCAGACAATCGTATAAAATTAATTGAATTTAAAAATCGTAACGGAATTGCGCCTTTACTTAATTACGGGATATCAATCTCAAAAGGAAATTATATAGCTATCATGGATAATGACGATATCAGTCTGCGTGATAGACTTAAATATCAAGTTGATTTTATGGAGAGCAACAAAGATATAGATATTTGTGGCACACGTTATTATAGAATTAACGAAGATGATAGCTTAATAAATTTACATAACGGCAAGTATACTGATGACGAAATAAAAACTGCCCTACTGCTTGGCGAGACTAGCATCCATCATCCGACAGCCATGATAAGAAAAAGTTCATTGATGAAATCTGGAATGCGTTATGAGCGTGAATTTAATATGGCGGAAGATTTTCGCCTTTGGTGCAAATGCAGTATCACAATGAAATTTGCTAATTTACCCATTCCGCTTTATAAGTATCGTGTACACCCCAGATCAACAAGTGTAGAGTATTTCAAAACGCAAAGGTTAATCGCAAGACAAATCCTAAAACAACACATGGAAAATTTAAAAATACCTTTTTCACCAAATGAGTTAAATTGTCATTATCAGTATTCACTTTCTTTAATTGAAGATTTAAAAAATATTTCATCAGAAGAGATGCTCTCATGGCATAAAAAACTTAAAGAATATATCTTTCTAAATAAATTATTCGATTACGATGTATTTGAATGCATTGCGAATGAAAAATTGGAAAAAGCATTGAATAAATTGGAGAAGTACCAATGA
- a CDS encoding DDE-type integrase/transposase/recombinase, whose protein sequence is MTCIIIDKNRYYLYVVMELFSRKILAYELSIRNNSALTVNTFKNAYEKRNFPKGLTVHSDQGANYTSDQYVSLLKTLKVEQSFSQCGTPYDNAVIESFFSNMKRDDIHSRHFEYFDYLVDAVKNFIEHYNSYRPHAALGYKTPDQNESEYFSQITETNANKTDK, encoded by the coding sequence ATAACTTGCATTATAATTGACAAGAACAGATATTATCTTTACGTTGTAATGGAACTATTTTCACGAAAAATACTTGCCTATGAATTGTCTATTAGAAATAATAGCGCTCTTACAGTCAACACTTTCAAAAACGCTTATGAAAAAAGAAATTTTCCTAAAGGCTTAACAGTTCATAGTGACCAAGGCGCGAACTATACTTCCGATCAATATGTTTCGTTATTGAAAACCTTAAAAGTTGAACAGTCTTTTTCTCAATGTGGGACACCTTATGATAATGCCGTTATAGAATCGTTCTTCTCTAATATGAAAAGAGATGACATACATAGTCGTCACTTTGAATATTTTGATTATTTGGTTGATGCCGTCAAAAATTTTATTGAGCATTATAATTCTTACCGGCCGCATGCGGCTCTTGGATATAAAACGCCCGATCAGAACGAAAGTGAGTATTTTTCACAAATAACAGAAACCAATGCGAATAAAACCGATAAATAA
- a CDS encoding DUF1963 domain-containing protein: MTVVYFRLKKKEASASQKNNKQKPEFTDEQFNEWLTKFEPFTKLGAQLTETKRKGFSKFGGLPLVPENFVWPTWKNHALPFLLQIDFSEINADGKLSGFPNLGLLYLFADSYEINAPNFERGEEEFAQDRTFKILFFDNTCKLTTPTKPDTLEIVYKEFYVSSNISKTYPDMDDCEEAFEIYCDRPMGGMDDAYDMLQWQNTDSFMIGGWASYVQSGGYIQGLKENEKDEWTLLMQIGSVQDDDNFMWGDCGTLYFYIRVKDLKERNFNHVKMDMQCT; the protein is encoded by the coding sequence ATGACGGTAGTATATTTTCGTTTAAAAAAGAAAGAAGCGTCGGCGTCGCAAAAAAATAACAAACAAAAACCCGAATTTACCGACGAACAGTTTAATGAGTGGCTTACCAAATTCGAGCCGTTTACAAAGTTGGGTGCGCAACTGACGGAAACAAAACGGAAAGGCTTTTCTAAGTTCGGCGGACTTCCGCTTGTTCCCGAAAATTTTGTCTGGCCGACGTGGAAAAACCACGCGCTGCCTTTTCTTTTACAAATTGATTTTTCAGAGATAAATGCAGACGGCAAGCTAAGTGGTTTTCCTAACTTGGGATTGCTGTATCTCTTTGCTGACAGCTATGAAATAAATGCCCCTAATTTTGAACGCGGCGAAGAAGAATTTGCTCAAGACAGAACATTCAAAATTCTGTTCTTTGACAATACCTGTAAATTGACAACGCCGACCAAGCCAGATACGCTTGAAATTGTATATAAAGAATTTTATGTATCTTCCAACATATCTAAAACATACCCGGACATGGACGATTGCGAAGAAGCGTTTGAAATATATTGCGATAGACCTATGGGCGGAATGGACGACGCCTACGATATGCTTCAATGGCAAAACACGGACAGTTTTATGATCGGCGGTTGGGCATCGTATGTTCAATCCGGCGGATACATACAAGGCTTAAAAGAAAACGAAAAAGACGAATGGACGCTACTCATGCAGATTGGTAGCGTGCAAGACGACGACAATTTTATGTGGGGAGATTGCGGAACATTGTATTTCTACATTCGCGTAAAAGACTTAAAAGAACGCAACTTTAATCACGTTAAGATGGATATGCAATGTACTTAA
- a CDS encoding site-specific integrase, translating to MDYLSKFINYLQATKNLSDKTLSAYRSDLRQFFAYEQDILHPRYLFFCLPSNI from the coding sequence ATGGACTATTTGTCTAAATTTATCAACTACCTGCAAGCCACAAAAAACTTATCGGATAAAACTTTATCTGCGTATCGCAGCGATCTACGACAGTTCTTTGCTTATGAGCAAGATATTCTTCACCCCCGATATTTGTTCTTTTGTCTCCCATCTAACATCTAA
- the mnmE gene encoding tRNA uridine-5-carboxymethylaminomethyl(34) synthesis GTPase MnmE, with amino-acid sequence MHNSNVKSQNDKPDIIAALATPYGKSALAVIRVSGEGCIGFVQNFLKRPLEVGRLAVNTFIDGLFTERLMAVCYKAPRSYTGEDLVELYPHGNMTICDAIIKSLIDGGARAAERGEFTKRAFLNGKLDLMQCEALADIIDAQTKEQLDYGNKRFDGRFKALGEVENLLNRALSSVEAVLHYSDELEDGEIDQAVMTDVYGAIDIAISTLEPEIDGYAGGKIINDGFKIAIIGAPNVGKSTLLNALTDSDRAIVTEIAGTTRDTVDGEYVYNDRKFVVTDTAGLHDETTDRVEIIGMERAKQAAKRADGVVFLVSGGENAPKIENVANYIVVKNKCDGLTDVGVEYKKCTAADGKLEISAKNNINITALKQKLYELCPRDFGAICNHRQYDCAVSCMNSLKAARIEKYKAGGLEIVAALLYEAYSAIEQLYGEQADEKVIATVFERFCVGK; translated from the coding sequence ATGCACAATAGCAACGTAAAATCCCAAAACGATAAACCCGATATCATAGCGGCGCTCGCTACGCCGTACGGAAAGTCGGCGCTCGCCGTTATTCGCGTGAGCGGCGAGGGCTGTATTGGGTTTGTACAAAACTTTCTTAAACGCCCGCTCGAAGTAGGGCGGCTTGCCGTGAACACCTTTATCGACGGGCTGTTTACGGAAAGATTGATGGCTGTGTGCTACAAAGCGCCAAGGTCGTACACGGGCGAGGATTTGGTCGAGCTTTATCCGCACGGGAACATGACGATTTGTGACGCGATAATAAAATCGCTTATCGACGGCGGGGCGCGGGCGGCGGAGCGCGGCGAGTTCACCAAGCGCGCGTTCCTGAACGGAAAACTCGATCTTATGCAGTGCGAAGCGCTTGCCGATATAATCGACGCGCAGACCAAAGAACAGCTCGATTACGGGAACAAGCGGTTCGACGGTCGGTTTAAGGCGCTCGGCGAGGTGGAAAACCTTCTTAACAGGGCGCTTAGCTCGGTGGAAGCTGTACTCCATTACAGCGACGAGCTCGAAGACGGCGAGATAGATCAAGCCGTTATGACCGACGTTTACGGCGCGATCGATATAGCCATAAGCACGCTCGAACCCGAAATCGACGGGTACGCGGGTGGAAAAATAATAAACGACGGGTTCAAGATCGCCATAATCGGCGCGCCCAACGTGGGAAAATCGACGTTGCTCAACGCGTTGACGGACAGCGACCGCGCGATCGTCACCGAGATTGCGGGAACGACGCGCGACACCGTAGACGGCGAGTACGTGTATAACGACCGTAAGTTCGTCGTAACCGACACTGCGGGACTGCACGACGAAACGACCGACCGAGTGGAAATTATAGGAATGGAGCGCGCGAAACAGGCGGCGAAGCGCGCCGACGGAGTGGTTTTCCTGGTGTCGGGCGGCGAGAACGCGCCCAAAATCGAGAACGTAGCTAATTATATAGTGGTAAAAAACAAGTGCGACGGGCTGACCGACGTCGGCGTCGAGTATAAAAAATGCACCGCCGCGGACGGAAAACTTGAAATAAGCGCGAAAAACAATATAAATATAACCGCGCTCAAACAAAAGCTGTACGAGCTGTGTCCGCGCGATTTCGGCGCGATATGCAATCACAGGCAGTACGATTGCGCCGTAAGCTGTATGAACAGCCTGAAAGCGGCAAGAATAGAAAAATATAAGGCAGGCGGGCTGGAAATCGTCGCCGCGCTCTTGTACGAAGCGTATTCGGCGATTGAGCAGCTTTACGGCGAACAGGCGGACGAAAAGGTCATTGCCACCGTGTTCGAGCGGTTTTGCGTAGGTAAGTAG